Proteins found in one Pieris napi chromosome 6, ilPieNapi1.2, whole genome shotgun sequence genomic segment:
- the LOC125050079 gene encoding alpha-tocopherol transfer protein-like — MSMSKDVAFIKEWMAKEAYLPRDIDDMLIQKFLHSCYGSLEKTKKCIDRFCSTRSQLSEIYTNRDPQSDSIKTIFSVTRVCAYKAGDDEILIHHYDDPEFEHFAFYDLLKTLTVQADYWINFHNVFPRGHIVILDMSCFSLKMVPKSNIMYFRDFILFLLEGMPVRVHKVYGINAPSYYDKLYSLVKPVLPAELCNIIHFFHDYESLHKHIDKKYLPVEYGGDAPSTKTENQDWIKRINEQRKMFLDDNLWKADLKMRPKSDCNAMNGSFRTLSID; from the exons atGAGTATGAGTAAAGATGTGGCATTCATCAAGGAGTGGATGGCGAAGGAAGCTTATCTACCTCGCGATATtg ATGACATGCTGATACAGAAGTTTTTGCACAGCTGCTATGGAAGTCTggaaaaaacaaagaaatgcATCGACCGCTTTTGCTCAACACGCAGTCAATTGTCAGAAATATACACTAATCGCGACCCGCAGTCTGACAGCATAAAGACTATTTTCTCTGTTAC TCGCGTATGTGCATACAAAGCTGGTGATGATGAAATCCTCATCCATCACTATGATGACCCGGAGTTCGAGCACTTCGCCTTCTATGATCTTTTAAAGACCCTCACCGTCCAAGCTGATTATTGGATTAACTTCCACAATGTCTTTCCTAGAGGACACATAGTAATTCTGGACATGTCGTGTTTCTCATTAAAGATGGTACCAAAGTCGAATATAATGTACTTCAGGGATTTTATTCTCTTCCTTTTG GAAGGAATGCCGGTTCGAGTACATAAAGTATACGGAATAAATGCACCGTCATACTACGACAAATTATACTCTCTCGTGAAGCCTGTACTGCCAGCTGAACTATGCAACAtt ATCCACTTCTTCCACGACTACGAATCTTTACATAAGCACATTGATAAGAAATATTTGCCGGTCGAGTACGGAGGTGACGCACCCAGTACGAAAACTGAGAATCAAGATTGGATTAAAAGAATCAATGAGCAGag aaaaatgttCCTGGATGACAATTTATGGAAAGCTGACCTCAAAATGCGACCGAAGAGCGACTGCAACGCGATGAATGGCTCATTTAGGACACTTTCCATAGATTAA
- the LOC125050081 gene encoding uncharacterized protein LOC125050081, with translation MKKFLGMDEQPGTSKNLTDRNDQDEESIPTHDQRKYSGTDISNYSSKSQIHVASTGIEKPKKPSKPEGKFNEKRRKKRRTVRVDKQRKPPARRLMTKRTPRRKPRGRIEKKRDFSVSTMYSRLSSGGFLTPACERCGHRCCFRR, from the coding sequence ATGAAGAAATTTTTAGGCATGGATGAACAGCCTGGAACAAGTAAGAACCTGACTGATAGAAATGATCAAGACGAGGAGAGTATTCCTACTCACGATCAGAGGAAATACAGTGGAACAGATATATCCAATTATTCTAGTAAGAGTCAAATACACGTGGCATCTACAGGCATTGAAAAGCCAAAGAAACCGAGCAAGCCCGAAGGCAAATTTAATGAGAAAAGACGTAAGAAACGACGCACAGTCAGAGTCGACAAACAAAGAAAACCGCCCGCAAGACGACTCATGACCAAACGAACGCCTAGAAGAAAGCCCAGAGGTAGAATTGAAAAGAAAAGAGACTTTTCTGTCTCGACAATGTATTCACGACTCTCGTCCGGTGGGTTTCTTACGCCAGCTTGTGAGCGTTGCGGCCACCGATGTTGTTTTAGAAGGTAG
- the LOC125050080 gene encoding uncharacterized protein LOC125050080 isoform X2 has product MKVYKSENIQVGSRSKMLSPLNVNVNAVEVEEAPTGTYREITPEMIHEALRRLTMWRQNVETGAIYDFIQRNYPVNQDKEALAVELWEKLEVAVLVGIATQTSIDTWTLCGALERPKFNDTHVTLFWKVYRDTMSPLNKPNKTMDTSKDTSEKQTLRVYDVDVL; this is encoded by the exons ATGAAGGTGTATAAATCAG AGAATATTCAAGTTGGATCCCGCAGTAAAATGTTATCGCCGTTGAATGTAAATGTTAATGCCGTTGAGGTAGAAGAAGCGCCCACTGGCACTTACAGAGAA ATTACTCCAGAAATGATACACGAGGCTCTTAGAAGATTAACTATGTGGAGGCAAAATGTTGAAACGGGTGCAATATATGACTTTATTCAA AGAAATTACCCAGTAAATCAGGATAAGGAAGCATTGGCTGTAGAACTTTGGGAAAAACTCGAAGTAGCCGTTTTAGTCG GAATCGCAACACAAACATCAATCGACACTTGGACTTTATGTGGTGCCTTGGAACGGCCAAAGTTTAATGACACACATGTAACCTTATTCTGGAAGGTCTACAGGGATACCATGTCTCCACTAAATAAGCCAAATAAG ACTATGGATACTTCGAAAGATACAAGTGAGAAGCAAACACTACGTGTTTACGATGTCGATGTattgtga
- the LOC125050080 gene encoding uncharacterized protein LOC125050080 isoform X1, translated as MKVYKSENIQVGSRSKMLSPLNVNVNAVEVEEAPTGTYREITPEMIHEALRRLTMWRQNVETGAIYDFIQRNYPVNQDKEALAVELWEKLEVAVLVGIATQTSIDTWTLCGALERPKFNDTHVTLFWKVYRDTMSPLNKPNKFIHRYGY; from the exons ATGAAGGTGTATAAATCAG AGAATATTCAAGTTGGATCCCGCAGTAAAATGTTATCGCCGTTGAATGTAAATGTTAATGCCGTTGAGGTAGAAGAAGCGCCCACTGGCACTTACAGAGAA ATTACTCCAGAAATGATACACGAGGCTCTTAGAAGATTAACTATGTGGAGGCAAAATGTTGAAACGGGTGCAATATATGACTTTATTCAA AGAAATTACCCAGTAAATCAGGATAAGGAAGCATTGGCTGTAGAACTTTGGGAAAAACTCGAAGTAGCCGTTTTAGTCG GAATCGCAACACAAACATCAATCGACACTTGGACTTTATGTGGTGCCTTGGAACGGCCAAAGTTTAATGACACACATGTAACCTTATTCTGGAAGGTCTACAGGGATACCATGTCTCCACTAAATAAGCCAAATAAG TTTATTCATCGGTACGGATATTGA